A segment of the Macrobrachium nipponense isolate FS-2020 chromosome 4, ASM1510439v2, whole genome shotgun sequence genome:
AGAGCACTCTTtacaactaacctaacctaacctaggggcatggcacaAATTGCCTCCATGGCTTTTGTTtgagctaacctaacctaacccaatctaacctaacctagggcatgGCACAAATTGCCTCCATGGCTTTTGTTtgagctaacctaacctaacccaatctAACCTAACGTAGGGGCATGGCACAAATTGCCTCCATGGCTTTTGTTtgagctaacctaacctaacccaatctAACCTAACGTAGGGGCATGGCACAAATTGCCTCCATGGCTTTTGTTtgagctaacctaacctaacccaatctaacctaacctacggGCATGACACAAATTACCTCCCTGGGTTTTGTTtgagctaacctaacctaacccaatctaacctaacctaggggcatgacaCAAATTACCTCCCTGGGTTTTGTTTgagttaacctaacctaacccaatctaacctaacctacggGCATGACACAAATTACCTCTATGGGTTTTGTTTGAGCTAACCTAAAACctcaacccaacctaacctaacctaggggcatggcacaAATTACCtccatggctttttttttttgagctaacgtaacctaacctaagtcaacctaacctaaccgaacctaacctaacctaacctaggggcatggaaaaaaaaaccgagtctggtgcaatactagcatacaccTCAGAGATTTTACCTCCAGTATAACGTGGGTTGAGACTGACACCAATGCAATTTGGGAGTTTTCCCTCGTCTGTAGTAAGTTAGCAACGCTCTCAGTCATTTATATAGCTCTAGTGGACTTACAATAGACAATCATTTGACTTTTAGAGGATTTTTTACAATTATTCCCGAGGGTAAATGTTGAGAAAAAACGAGGAACCTTACATAAAATCCACATGTCTTCCCTGATACGATTTCCTTGCAAAAAAAATCTCCCTGGATTTAATCAGGTTAAACAAAGCAGAGCGGAAAAAACGTATTCTTACATAAATGGATTCCCCAGAAAATTAATTCGATTGATGCCACATGTCGTCTTAGTGCTTTTttcctcctatttttttttcataatcacaaaaacaaaataactgaacaaaaGTTACCACtgcaaaaaatacaataataaataaatagaagaataaaagaagGGGAGTAACTTACATAGTAAGATTAGCTCATCAAACGACTTCGCTCCATAAAAGTTACATGTTTTTAGACAGGGTGACGCTTAATCTCGTGAGGAAATTAAtcaaacgagtaaaaaatgcttcggcacaatcgagtttcctgCGCAGCGTGTAATCAGGgccgccgaaaatagatctatctttcagtagTCTCGGTGGTGGCTGTcctatatcgctgccagacgcacgattatggctaaatttaaccttaaataaggatcaaaactactgaggctagagggctgcaaattggtattttgatcatccaccttccaatcaccaaacatgccaaattgcagccctctagcctcagaagttttttattttatctaaagttagatttagccatgatcttgcgtctggagACGCAACAACACAAGCCATTAGAGTTTCATGGGCGGAGGCCCATATAGCATTTCACCAAGACACCGAAatacagatctattttcggtggtcttgatcaAAGTATTTAGAATGGTCCTATTCTATATACtttggtcttgattatacgctgtacaggaaacccGATTACGTCGAAGGAACCttggcatatttttttatttgtttggtatCACCACCACCAACAATTTTTATTGTCTCTCATTACTTTTGATCGTCAGAGTTCTCGAGGGTGCAGGTTTTATTTCCTAGATTTCATCTTTTGCAGAAAAACTCCTTAGAAAATACTTCACGTGGAAGAAATACCCCCCTTtggcatatgtagtatataaataaaaggaagatGCATTTTATTAAGAAATGTTTTTCCTTAAGTTTGAAATTAAAGCTATGATTCATGAataactagaaatatatatatatatatataatatattatatatatagatatatatatatatataataaatatatatatatatatatatatatatatatataatatgtatatatggatatgtatacatatatatattattgtatatatatttatattatatatatatatatatataatatatatatatatatatatatatatatatatataaccatttatatatataacctatctatatatatatcatataaatatagatatataagtatatatattttaattatatataatataataatatatacatatataggagagagagtgagagagagagagagagagagagagagagagagagagagagttactatggaaaagagagacagacagacatcgaAGCTCTATAGtgggtatttgagagagagagagagagagagagagagagagagagcgagagggagaagAGCAGAGAGTTACGATggaaaagagagacagacagacatcgaGGCTCTAGTGGGtatttgagatgagagagagaggaaagagatagagagagaattactatggGAAAAGAAGAGACAGACAGGACAGCGAAGCTCTATATTGGGTAtttgagagatagatagagaaaacTCGTCtattgcatatgagagagagagagagagagagagagagtttctctagCTAAAATAACTCTGcttactctcttcttcttcttcttcttcttcttcttcttcttcttcttcttcttcgtctttatttaagacaaataaaaaaccCATCTTATTTTGCTTTTGCTGTAGTGTATAGTCCTCGAATCCTCGATTATATAATCcaatttcagataaaaaaatgaaaaaaattgatggAATCATTAATCATTTTATAAATTAATCGAACCCAAAAACAGACTggaaaagaaaagacaaatagTTTTAAGAGTTGTTTTATTGCTGACTTTTTTTCCTAGATCGATTAATATTCAACAACAATATTCTAAACAGAAGCTTTTGTAGCTCCATTACTGAGATGACAGGATTCTCTCCAAGTTTTAAGTTTTTCAAGAGATTTGATAGACATGATGCATGATAATGGATAAGCTCattttgaagatatatatatatatatatatatatatatatatatatatatatatatatattatatatatatatatatatatatatatagacgtatattaTACATAGAATCTTAAAGCTACTTAACGCCACtggaattagtctctctctctctctctctctctcacacacacacacacacacacacaggaattcATACCCACTCACTCAAATGCATACAAAATCTCTCTAcctcaaaatacatatatactacggggattctctctctctctctctctctctctctctctctctctctctctctctctctctctctctctctcttagtttattCAGCCATAATAATCTTTAAGCCTTTAACCGCAAGTCAAATAACTACCGTCTCTTTTTACAATCTGCTTTCCATTTATATAATCAAAACCACTAttattccctaatatattcagaTCAAGACAACGTCTTACAGGGCGACACACTAGGCCTATCGATATCGGTTAAAAGTTGCTCGAGAAATTGTGCATGACACTTAGGTCCTAGGAACTTACCACTGAAGGAACCTACTTCAGAACTACCCTCACACCTCGGGAGATCTCTAGGAAATCTAGAAAAAGGTAATTTGAAGGCGTTACCATGATTTAGATGTCTCCTTTGTGATTGAACTTCCAGCGGGAAAGCCTCGACTTCCCCCAGAGTTTCCAGTTCTGTGGACTCCCAGAGGTTCTCCCAAAAGGAGCCATTCAAATGACCTGTTCCCATTACTCCCTTCCAAAGGCCCAGAGGTTCTTCAGGTCTGGTCCCAGGGTTGGGCAGAGGGTTTGGACATTCGGGAAATTTGCATTTTCTCCCGTAGTAAGCTTCCTCGGTTTCCAGGACATGAGATGTCTTACCGATTCTGCTGGAAGTGTTTTCCATAGGCAACTGTTTCTGCTCTTTGTTCGTCGAGTTGTTTCctgttttgtttgattttgtgtCTCCTTTGTCGCAAAGGAAGCACGCAAGACTTACTGTAGTTAGAATATCTCGGTCCATATTCATTCCACTTGAGTACCCCTTTTTCAAAGCCTCTCCACTGTCCTGGAAAGGGTATTCCAGTGAGATAACTGGAACATCGTTGGGACCTCCTGAATCTCTGTAACACTGCTCTTTGATGTCCTCGTTGTTGCCCAACAAGAGACAACGAACAGAGCCAAAAAGAACCTGCCCATCTTCGCTGTTATCAGCTGCGATAGCTATGATGGAAAGGCCATACGTTTCTCGACAAAGTCCAGTCTCATGTCTTCTATCTCTTTCTttatcggtctctctctcttctcctaatacctcactctctcttttttctccctcttcttcttctccctcctcactttttcctccctctccctctccttctcctcctccattttccCCATCTTTATCTGCATCTTCTCCCTCTTCGTCTCTTTCCCCCTCCTCTTGCCCATCCTCCCCTCCGTCACCGCTGGatgctcctcctccttctcccccattTTCGTCGTCCTCTCCCCCAtcccctccttctcccccattTTCACCATCCTCCCCCTCATCCCCTTTTTCTTCCTCTGCGTCGTCTtttccttcatcatcatcatcatcatcatcatcatcgacgTCTTTTTCGCCATCTTCTTCGTCGTCATTTTCATTCTCCTCTTTTTCGTCTCCGTTTTCATCCTCTTGTCCTCCTTCTACGCCTTCCGTCTgacctccctcttcttctccttgaATTTCTCCATCATTATCTgccccttcttctttttcttctttttcgtccTCAGACTTATCTGCCAACGGCGCCACCTCAGTGACGTcatcaccttcttcctcttcttcttctgccgagCAATTGAAGGTCAGATGGCTCCTGGACCTCAACCGTTCTTTTCGCTTTTTCGCGCCGCTCGTCGTCGACGACGGCGATTCTGCCGTCGTGGGATCGTCTCCTGCTGCTTCCGCGAGGTCGCATTCCTCCTCGTCCTCGTCGATGAATTCGGTCAGCCTCTGGAAGATGAGGTGCTCTTCTTCTTCCAAAAGCCTGGCCTCCTCTTCCGTCAGCGGCCTCTCCTCGTCTCCGTCGAGCTTCTCGTCGGCCTCCATGACGTGCAAGACGGTCACGCCACTTCCCGCCATTTCTCTCGTGCTTTGCCGGGACAGGGGACCGGCCGAGGCCGAGGAGGAGCGTTCCGAGGACGAGGAGGAACGCTCCACGCTCGCCATttggctcctccctccctcctcctccaggaCGTTGTTCAGCAGCGTCGTCGTCATGGTCTCGCTGATGGCGTCGATCAGCGTCTCCTCCCGACTCTCGCTTATCCGCATTTCGGCTAACCCGTTCTTCCGCAGAGGATGGCCCCCACCCCCAGCGGGGGGCGGAGCGTGGACTTCGATCATGTCGGGCCTCTCAGAGGTCCCCCTACTcgactctcctcctccttctcctcctcctccttcgacaCTGTCGACCCGGTTCGAGGAGAAGGATCGAGTGAAAAGGCTCGATCTGCTGTCGGACTTCTTCGAGGAGCTCCTCCTACTCGGGCCAACCTGAAACGGTATTCAACGCGTGTAGTGAAAGGAATACTATCGTCAAAAGAAAGTATTAGATAACGCTTATCCTCAGAGGGCGCTTTTCTCctgctttctcttttcctttttgggCTGCCTTGTGTCAAGTCcgaggtcaaaggtcaaggtGGCTGGttttctcaaaaaagaaaacCTTTACTTAAAGTGACTTGTTGCACACCaggtaaaagtgtaaatctttgcGAACACACCTGTTTTATAAACGCTTTCGTTTCACACAAAAGCAAATGGTTTTACACACACAGTTTTTCAAGTCAGCATATTTTGCTACACCCAAATTGGACACTTGACACGTATGGGATTTGTAGTACAAATAACTCATTTATTACactcacatatacaatatattttacgTATGACCAGTTTGTTTACTGGTCACACGATCAGTTTGTTTTACAGGCGAACAATCGTTTTTACACAATAAACGTTATACCACAAACAATTATATATGTTAACAACATACAGTCAGATACatagataaacttttttttctttttgcttacagAACTATTATTGCTAGAGCCACACAACTTACTTTATGGTATAccagttttattttcaaaaacttttGTACATTTCAGAGTTATTTCTAAAGTGATTTATGTCAGTTGATATACTATTCTTCTCTATTTCACACTAATGGAAAAGCTATACAAGATAAATTCCTGCACtgatataggtacatatataatgaaaagataaatctgcagatattaaactataataacaaatatatgaaatacatattctgttacaatcatacatacatacatacatacataacatacatatatatatatagagtgtatgtatgcgtgtatgaatCAATGCACAGGATATACCACCTATAATTGTAAACATGGCTAATCAATCATcattctagtatatataattcattaaataCCTAAGAAGTGACCTGCAAGATAAAATATGGACGTTTATGCAGAAGAATCCCATCTTCTGAATTATCTGAAGGACTCTACAATTCAAGAATAGTTTATTAAATGTTAAACGTCATACTAACGATTCTTAAGAATCCTAAGGAATCATGAGACGCCTTAGCGAAAAAAACAAGGGTGGGGTATGATATTAGAAtaataaatcacaatatttgaTATACAGTAGGTCTCCAGAACCtaaatacattcatataaatatattcgtAGAGCAAAGAATTTACTGATACCTGGTAACATGACCTTTCAAAGTGTAACACACTTTCATTGTAAATCCGGTATAAGAATTATTTGTCCTAATTTAAAATTCCCATAGGCGTTAATCAAGTCCTTacaactgataataataataataataataataataataataataaaataataataataataataataataataataataataataatgtatatgttttCTATGGCTGATACTGTTGTGGAAGTAAATATGTCACTTTAATCATCTACTCTTAGGAATCAGTTGTAGAAATCCTTATTGCACTCTTCATAAAAACAGAGAAACACCTATTAAAGAGGGTCTTATACCCCCTAGTACCGgaatcccgcccccccccccatatataaaaaaaatcctttggggCTCGAtgagaaaagtgaaatgaaaacaaCGCCATCTTGACTTTTAGTTTCTCTTTTAATTCATCATTGTTATATTGTCATCAAATGAACAGACATGTCTCGAGGTTCTTTATGTAATTGAATGAGTACATGTTAACGTGTACGATAGTCATCGTCTAAAAGGGAAAGGGATTATGAGGAAATAGGCAAGGCATGTAGGGCTGAGAGAAGTGTGAGTAGTGTAATTGCAAAACAGAACTCATCAATTAGGTCTAAGATTGAAGAAGTAAATCTGTTAGTGAGCTAACTGAACGGAGGTTGATTGGATGAGAGGCAAGATGGAATCACAAGAGTTCAACCGCATTAAggaattgttgagccaactctcctttagggGAGTGCAGTGTGAAGTTTGACAGTGAAAGGCAAAGATGGTAGCTATTGGCATTAACAAAGATGGTAGCTATTGGcttttataatatgtatactatatatatatatatctatatatatatatatatatatatatagccttatgAGAATTAAATAGTGAATAAGGCTTTGGAAATAATCTATAGTAAAATGTGAGCAAACCTGATTTCTAATCGTTTATTTGGGGAACTGGAGCCTGCAAATTCCTATCGAGTATATTTGAACTATTGTAAAGTGGTGTtgatagtaaaataaaatttaaaaattcaaaatccaaagatGTCATGATAAGAATACATCCGAATAAAcaactatttattgttttactttgTAACTTGTTAAAATATTCTGtgataatattcttttattataaataatcgctaggaaaatgataaaaacgaaaaattcTTCCACTGCAACTTCAAAGGATCTTAGTCTCATCCGTATAGACTGCCTAATAAATTCTTCTTAAACTCTAAAGAATGCGTTATCAGTCACTGCTTACTATGCATCTGTGTATTGAAAGGAATATTGCTAACTAATCCTCAAGTAATTTTCCTCCTATCCAATCTATATCAAGATGCATTACTATAATTATCTTGGAATACCTCACCAGGTTTTAAGGTATTTCCCCATATTTTCAGCTTGATATTCCTCGTATCCCTTAATCGTTACATTCTTCTATAACCGAGACGTCTAAAAATGTAGATcacagaaaaactgaaaattctaTTGATACGAAAACCGTTGGAAGGTAGGCCTACGTGAACGCCAGATTAAAATTTTAGTCATTCGCTattccaaataaaaaatacagtcgAAGTGGCAAACGAATAAcataaatgttgattttttaagcatacagaATAACTTCAGCTTCTTAGACCTTCTGCCTAAAGTGAGGGTTTGGTAGGTCCTACATTTCTTTGGTCAGCTAACTTCACCTTTTCCAAAAGTTTGCCAATGCTTTTTTACTATCTGCAAAGATGCTTTCACGAGAATTATTGCCGCCAATAACTTACGTCGAGGCTTTAGTGCTAACATTGATATGGGCAGTTAAAGTCAAGGTTTTACcaagagaaatattattatcattactgtgtATGTAAGTAAAGTCGAAGTTTTACCAAGGGAATATTTACTAGCATTAATATGTACAATTAAAGCCAACGTTTTACCACAAGAATTATTATCATGATAACGTATACAGCttaagttgaattttttttttcaagagaatcATTACTATCATTAACGTGTGCAGCTAAAGTCGAGGTTTTACCTAgggaagcattattattattatttaaataaaatgtgtGTAACTAAAGTCTATGTTTTACCACAAGAACCATTACTGTCATTAACGTGTGCAGCTCAAGTCGAGGTTCTAGCTAGAAAAATCCATTTTACTCTTAACGTGCAGCTAAAGTCGAGGCTTCACCAAGAATGACGTCAACAATGGCTAAAAACTGACCAACTCTTTTCAAGTTCAGCTTTAGTTACAACCACTACTACTGTGCAAATCGATGACCCCctgcaggtgagagagagagagaaatatatatactgaattcttctttttttttctaggacGACGAAGCCACCAGACTGCCAAACgttttataatttattagaaGCAGCGATAATATCATGCAGCTCAGTCGCACATCTATCGAGAGGGGGGGGAAAAAAGCTGCAACATACAGAAAATAATCAGCCAAACACTCATGCCGTTtagatggtaaaaaaaatatctctttatcTTTTTTAGTGATAGTTCAGCTTCAAGGAGGttataaaggatttattatattCTAAAGGGTTTATTCTACTCCAAAGGACTGCTTTCATGCGTAGGATTTGAACGTAATTCTGGAATGTTTTTGAAGCCTTTGCGACTTGGTATTTTTCGATCAATAATGGCTTCATTAAAGTCCTGTTAAATCGTATTTATACTagcgtttttcttttttcttttttacatactGTTTGTCATTGCAAAGATGCAATTACGAAGATCCAGTTAGACGATGTGCATAAGAATTAACTACATCAGTATCACACATTATTTTCTCCATTTTCGTCAATATATCTTCCCTTCCTATTCTTTATATTCTGTTACAAGAGCTACTCATAAAAGTCTAGGCTAATTACTTGGTTTATTTTGCCACTGAATCTTTTGCAAGAGATGCAACAATTAATTATGGGTCTAATGACGAATTATTTACGTCCACAGGGAGATAGGAAGCCAAATTAATTTCTATGTGATTTAAGACGAACAATAGCCTTTGCTCATTACAGGAAAATTTTCAGAATTAAGTTGCAGATTTTTTAAAAGCGGGAAAAAAAGGCAGCAACACATGAGtttatttcaataatttgtttatttattatcgtGAAAGAGTGTTGGGATGATAAAATACTTTGCCAACAGAATAAACAAAGCTGTTTATGTTTTCTGTATTATCCAGTAACTTACCTCCAAGCCATCACAAATTCTGGTAGTGATTCCTCAGACGCGACTGAGAGCGTCATTCCAATTGCTCCTCAGTGAACCTTATGATCATACTGCTAATTGAATTCTAGTACTTTCGTTGAAGCAAAACTTAATCTGTTCCAACCACCACGGTATGATTTTCACCAGAATTCCTTTCCCCTTGACTCTAGCAACTTTCTATAGCAACTTCAGTCGTTATGCAACCAATCACTGCAATCAGTAACCTGTACTGACCAAATGTGTAAAGTTTCATTCTTTCAGTCCATCACACATCACTTTTCAACTCAAAGATACTTGCCCAAATAATCATTTCTTTTAACACTCCTAATTCGACTCTCATAATAATGAATTCTCATTGATTCATATAACCTCAATATCACTTCTA
Coding sequences within it:
- the LOC135211297 gene encoding uncharacterized protein LOC135211297; translated protein: MIEVHAPPPAGGGGHPLRKNGLAEMRISESREETLIDAISETMTTTLLNNVLEEEGGRSQMASVERSSSSSERSSSASAGPLSRQSTREMAGSGVTVLHVMEADEKLDGDEERPLTEEEARLLEEEEHLIFQRLTEFIDEDEEECDLAEAAGDDPTTAESPSSTTSGAKKRKERLRSRSHLTFNCSAEEEEEEGDDVTEVAPLADKSEDEKEEKEEGADNDGEIQGEEEGGQTEGVEGGQEDENGDEKEENENDDEEDGEKDVDDDDDDDDDEGKDDAEEEKGDEGEDGENGGEGGDGGEDDENGGEGGGASSGDGGEDGQEEGERDEEGEDADKDGENGGGEGEGEGGKSEEGEEEEGEKRESEVLGEERETDKERDRRHETGLCRETYGLSIIAIAADNSEDGQVLFGSVRCLLLGNNEDIKEQCYRDSGGPNDVPVISLEYPFQDSGEALKKGYSSGMNMDRDILTTVSLACFLCDKGDTKSNKTGNNSTNKEQKQLPMENTSSRIGKTSHVLETEEAYYGRKCKFPECPNPLPNPGTRPEEPLGLWKGVMGTGHLNGSFWENLWESTELETLGEVEAFPLEVQSQRRHLNHGNAFKLPFSRFPRDLPRCEGSSEVGSFSGKFLGPKCHAQFLEQLLTDIDRPSVSPCKTLS